In one Mycobacterium sp. NBC_00419 genomic region, the following are encoded:
- a CDS encoding xanthine dehydrogenase family protein molybdopterin-binding subunit: protein MAAPVARYAGTRVPRVEDSRLLTGHGTFVDDVTRPGMLHACFVRSPFAHARINSIDTSAALALPGVHAVFTAGDLNPEVKEAWHAVAGKDIADTPRPPMAEGTVKFVGDPVALVVAENRYIAEDAIELVDVDYDPLPAIADVTRAIGCEAVVHDAYPDNVAGGLAGAPPDEAVFAASALVVAEHVYQQTHVPVPIETRGLVVEWVAAAQELTLWASTQTPHELRAFAARLLGIPAQRVRVIARDTGGGFGQKVVPMREDMAILLAARKVPAALKWIEDRRENLMSAGQARHVDGTARMAFDTAGSITAVDIDFIQDVGAYPTPYPVLTTAAIGMFFPGPYRVPKASFSYKTVFTNTSGLAAYRGPWQYETLTREILLDIAARAMGVDPVDLRRKNLLRRDEMPYFNPNGMPYDHVAPMETFEQAVKILDHEGFRKEQAEALAQGRYIGLGFSAYIEPTGAATGHLATEGATIRIEPTGKINVYVNGGSSGNSIETTVVQLTADALGADIDDVATIQGDTAVTPYGAGTQGSRSGPMTAGAVDEAATILRQRLVAMAAHILGVDAERIALSGSRASSVDDPTKSITFADLAYRAHYEPQQLPPGMSATLEATTRFTSQTPIHWANATHACTCEVDITTGRVTLTRYIVSEDVGPMINPNVVEGQIAGGTVQGIGGALLEHLVYDDDGNPLSTTFVDYLLPTATDVPPIEYGHVEVPGPGVGGYKGCGEGGAIGSTPAVINAINDALAPLGVTITTLPATPARIVALIEEAARS from the coding sequence GAGGACAGCCGCCTGCTCACCGGGCACGGCACGTTCGTCGACGACGTCACACGCCCCGGCATGTTGCACGCCTGCTTCGTTCGCAGCCCGTTCGCTCACGCCCGGATCAACAGCATCGACACCTCGGCCGCCCTGGCCCTGCCCGGCGTCCACGCCGTCTTCACCGCCGGCGACCTCAACCCCGAGGTGAAAGAGGCCTGGCACGCGGTGGCCGGCAAGGACATTGCCGACACCCCGCGCCCGCCCATGGCCGAGGGGACGGTGAAGTTCGTCGGCGACCCGGTGGCCCTGGTCGTGGCCGAGAACCGCTACATCGCAGAAGATGCCATCGAGCTCGTCGACGTCGACTACGACCCGCTGCCGGCCATCGCAGATGTCACCCGGGCGATCGGCTGCGAGGCCGTGGTGCACGACGCCTACCCCGATAACGTCGCCGGCGGCCTGGCCGGGGCACCACCGGACGAGGCCGTCTTCGCCGCGTCGGCCTTGGTGGTCGCCGAGCACGTCTATCAGCAGACCCACGTACCCGTGCCGATCGAGACCCGCGGCCTGGTGGTCGAATGGGTCGCTGCCGCACAGGAATTGACGTTGTGGGCGTCCACCCAGACCCCGCACGAACTGCGCGCGTTCGCAGCCCGGCTGCTCGGCATCCCAGCGCAGCGAGTGCGCGTCATCGCCCGCGACACCGGCGGTGGCTTCGGCCAGAAGGTGGTGCCGATGCGTGAGGACATGGCCATCCTGCTGGCTGCCCGCAAGGTGCCCGCCGCACTGAAGTGGATCGAGGACCGCCGGGAGAACCTGATGTCGGCGGGGCAGGCCCGCCACGTCGACGGCACCGCCAGGATGGCCTTCGACACCGCCGGGTCCATCACCGCCGTCGACATCGACTTCATCCAGGATGTCGGCGCCTACCCCACGCCGTACCCGGTGTTGACCACCGCTGCTATCGGCATGTTCTTCCCTGGCCCCTACCGGGTGCCCAAGGCCAGCTTCAGCTACAAGACGGTGTTCACCAACACCAGCGGCCTGGCCGCCTATCGCGGACCGTGGCAGTACGAAACCCTCACCCGCGAAATACTTCTCGACATCGCCGCGCGCGCAATGGGTGTTGATCCGGTCGATCTGCGCCGCAAGAATCTGTTGCGCCGTGACGAGATGCCGTACTTCAACCCCAACGGCATGCCGTACGACCACGTCGCGCCGATGGAGACCTTCGAGCAGGCCGTAAAAATCCTTGACCACGAAGGATTCCGGAAGGAGCAGGCCGAGGCCCTGGCACAGGGCCGCTACATCGGGCTGGGCTTCTCGGCCTACATCGAACCGACGGGGGCGGCCACCGGACACCTGGCCACCGAGGGCGCGACGATCCGGATCGAGCCGACCGGCAAGATCAACGTCTACGTCAACGGGGGCTCGAGCGGCAACAGCATCGAGACCACGGTGGTGCAACTCACCGCCGACGCACTCGGCGCGGACATCGACGACGTCGCCACGATCCAGGGCGACACCGCCGTCACCCCGTACGGCGCGGGCACCCAGGGCAGCCGCAGCGGACCGATGACCGCCGGTGCCGTCGACGAGGCCGCAACGATCCTGCGGCAACGACTCGTCGCGATGGCCGCACACATTCTGGGCGTCGACGCCGAGCGCATCGCGCTATCCGGTTCTCGCGCAAGCTCAGTCGACGACCCCACCAAGAGCATCACGTTCGCCGATCTGGCGTACCGCGCCCACTACGAACCCCAGCAGTTGCCGCCGGGCATGTCGGCCACCCTGGAGGCGACGACCCGCTTCACCTCGCAGACCCCGATCCACTGGGCCAACGCCACCCACGCCTGCACCTGCGAGGTGGACATCACCACCGGACGGGTGACATTGACCCGCTACATCGTCAGCGAGGACGTCGGCCCGATGATCAACCCGAACGTCGTCGAGGGTCAGATCGCCGGCGGCACCGTGCAGGGCATCGGCGGGGCACTGCTCGAACACCTCGTCTACGACGACGATGGAAATCCCTTGTCCACCACGTTCGTCGACTACCTGCTGCCAACCGCGACCGACGTGCCGCCCATCGAGTACGGCCACGTGGAGGTACCGGGTCCCGGCGTCGGCGGCTACAAGGGCTGTGGCGAGGGTGGTGCCATCGGCTCGACGCCGGCAGTGATCAACGCGATCAACGACGCCCTGGCACCGCTGGGGGTGACGATCACCACGCTACCTGCCACACCGGCCCGGATCGTCGCGCTGATCGAGGAAGCTGCCCGGTCCTAG
- a CDS encoding ferredoxin, whose protein sequence is MRVEVDRDRCEGNAVCVGIAPDLFELDDEDYVYVTKDPIPADQEELAEQAIAECPRAALTRRD, encoded by the coding sequence ATGCGTGTTGAAGTCGACCGTGATCGTTGTGAAGGTAACGCTGTCTGCGTGGGAATCGCGCCGGACCTGTTCGAACTCGACGACGAGGACTACGTCTACGTGACGAAGGATCCCATCCCTGCCGACCAGGAGGAGTTGGCCGAACAGGCCATCGCCGAGTGCCCGCGCGCAGCGTTGACCCGCCGCGACTGA
- a CDS encoding FAD binding domain-containing protein yields MKPAPFDYHRPDSAAEAAQMLADFGDDAKLLGGGQSLVPMLAMRLAFFDHLIDISRLEEMKGIRRDGDQLWIGGGTTHAVVGSDQQVRSAVPLLTRATPLIGHFQIRSRGTLGGSIAHADPAAEYPAVALALDAEMEALSPSGVRTIAAAEFFNGVWETTMMPDEVLVGVRFPVWSGRCGFAVQEFARRHGDFAIAGAVVGVELGGDDVIRRCAIGLLALSATPRRAAAAEAAVAGRSVADVSPEELGELAMAGLDDVPADLQGSADYRRRVGAAMVAQAWKAAVKEALDA; encoded by the coding sequence GTGAAGCCGGCACCCTTCGACTACCACCGGCCCGACAGTGCGGCCGAGGCCGCCCAGATGCTCGCCGACTTCGGTGACGACGCGAAGCTGCTCGGTGGCGGCCAGAGTCTGGTGCCGATGCTCGCCATGCGGCTGGCGTTCTTCGACCACCTGATCGACATCTCCCGGCTCGAGGAGATGAAGGGCATCCGGCGCGACGGCGACCAGCTCTGGATCGGCGGCGGCACCACCCACGCCGTGGTCGGCTCCGACCAGCAGGTCCGGTCGGCGGTCCCGCTGCTCACCCGCGCCACACCGTTGATCGGGCACTTCCAGATCCGCAGCCGGGGAACGTTGGGCGGGTCGATCGCCCACGCCGACCCGGCGGCCGAGTATCCCGCCGTCGCGCTGGCGCTGGATGCCGAGATGGAGGCCCTCTCGCCGTCCGGTGTCCGGACTATCGCGGCCGCCGAATTCTTCAACGGTGTGTGGGAGACGACCATGATGCCCGACGAAGTCCTGGTCGGGGTGCGGTTCCCGGTGTGGTCGGGCCGGTGCGGCTTCGCCGTGCAGGAGTTCGCACGCCGTCATGGAGACTTCGCGATCGCCGGTGCGGTCGTGGGAGTCGAACTCGGCGGTGACGACGTGATCCGGCGCTGCGCGATCGGACTGCTGGCGCTCAGCGCGACGCCGCGGCGGGCCGCCGCAGCCGAAGCCGCAGTCGCGGGGCGGTCGGTCGCTGACGTCAGCCCCGAGGAACTCGGTGAGCTCGCGATGGCCGGTCTCGACGATGTGCCCGCCGACCTCCAGGGCTCGGCGGACTACCGGCGACGGGTCGGCGCGGCGATGGTGGCACAAGCGTGGAAGGCTGCAGTAAAGGAGGCACTCGATGCATGA
- a CDS encoding (2Fe-2S)-binding protein, with protein sequence MHEHPVRLSVNGTPTEAIVEPRMTLADFLRERCGLTGTHLGCEHGVCGACTVLLDGAAVRSCLVFAVQADGADVATVEGVAGADGELSAVQAALRDCHGLQCGFCTPGFVMSITALLRDNSHPSDEEIREGLSGNFCRCTGYQGIVNAVRLASNSSESTS encoded by the coding sequence ATGCATGAACATCCGGTTCGGTTGTCTGTCAACGGAACTCCCACCGAGGCGATCGTCGAGCCGCGGATGACACTTGCGGACTTTCTGCGCGAACGGTGCGGACTCACCGGTACCCACCTCGGTTGTGAACACGGGGTGTGCGGTGCGTGCACGGTGCTGCTGGACGGCGCCGCGGTGCGGTCCTGCCTGGTGTTCGCCGTCCAGGCTGACGGCGCCGACGTCGCGACCGTCGAAGGTGTCGCCGGGGCCGACGGTGAGCTGTCGGCCGTGCAGGCGGCGCTGCGCGACTGCCACGGACTGCAGTGCGGCTTCTGCACGCCGGGGTTCGTCATGTCGATCACGGCGCTGTTGCGTGACAACTCGCACCCCAGCGACGAGGAGATCCGGGAGGGACTCTCCGGTAACTTCTGCCGTTGCACGGGCTATCAGGGCATCGTCAATGCCGTTCGGCTGGCGTCGAATTCGTCAGAATCGACGTCCTAG
- a CDS encoding intersectin-EH binding protein Ibp1, translated as MANSPSVGRRILLAGGLSIAIAAAPAAAFVALPSHPAGPALACPAGEVEDIYIGECTPELVPNAPGGNYPTPTSSGGGVSFSTPGDPGSVPEVQGIPCTGANSGQCIGLEEDQPAPVVQPRTSISSSP; from the coding sequence ATGGCGAACTCCCCCTCTGTCGGCCGACGCATCCTCCTCGCGGGAGGGTTGAGCATCGCGATCGCAGCCGCCCCGGCGGCTGCGTTCGTGGCTCTGCCTTCGCACCCGGCAGGTCCGGCGCTGGCGTGCCCCGCCGGCGAGGTCGAGGACATCTACATCGGTGAGTGCACGCCCGAGTTGGTGCCGAACGCACCTGGCGGCAACTACCCCACACCCACTAGCAGTGGCGGCGGCGTCTCCTTCTCGACCCCGGGCGATCCCGGCAGTGTGCCTGAGGTCCAAGGCATTCCGTGCACCGGCGCCAACAGCGGCCAGTGCATCGGCCTGGAAGAGGATCAGCCTGCCCCGGTCGTCCAGCCTCGCACGAGCATTTCGTCCAGCCCGTAA
- a CDS encoding SDR family oxidoreductase, translating to MQLSFEDRTYLVTGGGSGIGKGVAEGLAKAGARVVIVGRGADRLAATVDEIKAAAPAGDVRYEPADVTNEDQVAAVVDAATAWNGRLHGVVHCAGGSQTIGPITQMDSDGWRATVDLNINGSMYVLKHSAREMVRGGGGSFVAISSIASSNTHRWFGPYGVTKAGLDHLVQLAADELGPSWVRVNGIRPGLIRTELVQMVLDSPEISGDYAECTPLPRPGEVDDVANTALFLLSDAAQWVTGQIIGVDGGQSLRRGPDYSAMLEPAFGADGLRGVVTS from the coding sequence GTGCAGCTCTCGTTCGAGGACCGGACTTACCTGGTCACCGGTGGTGGTAGCGGAATCGGCAAGGGGGTCGCGGAGGGTTTGGCCAAGGCGGGCGCCCGCGTCGTCATCGTCGGCCGCGGTGCCGACCGGTTGGCCGCGACCGTCGACGAGATCAAGGCCGCCGCCCCGGCCGGTGACGTCCGGTACGAACCCGCCGACGTGACCAACGAGGACCAGGTCGCCGCCGTCGTGGACGCTGCCACGGCGTGGAACGGCCGCCTGCACGGTGTCGTGCACTGTGCGGGCGGATCGCAGACCATCGGACCGATCACCCAGATGGATTCCGACGGGTGGCGCGCCACCGTCGACCTCAACATCAACGGCTCGATGTACGTGCTGAAGCACTCGGCCCGCGAAATGGTCCGTGGCGGCGGGGGCTCGTTCGTCGCCATCTCCTCGATCGCCTCCAGTAACACCCACCGCTGGTTCGGGCCGTACGGCGTCACCAAAGCCGGCCTGGATCACCTCGTGCAGCTGGCCGCCGACGAGCTCGGCCCATCCTGGGTGCGGGTCAACGGCATTCGACCCGGACTGATCCGAACCGAGCTGGTTCAGATGGTGCTCGACTCACCCGAAATCAGCGGGGACTACGCCGAGTGCACGCCGCTGCCGCGGCCCGGTGAGGTCGACGATGTCGCCAACACCGCGCTGTTCCTGCTCAGTGATGCCGCCCAGTGGGTCACCGGGCAGATCATCGGGGTCGACGGTGGGCAAAGCCTGCGGCGCGGCCCCGATTACTCAGCCATGCTGGAACCCGCCTTCGGCGCGGACGGATTGCGCGGCGTCGTCACTAGTTGA
- a CDS encoding alpha,alpha-trehalose-phosphate synthase (UDP-forming) has product MSGGKKTSSGNSEFVVVANRLPIDMERLPDGTVAWKRSPGGLVTALEPLLRRHRGAWIGWPGVVDGPEDPIVEDGLQLYPVRLSAEEFAEYYEGFSNATLWPLYHDVIVKPIYHREWWDRYVDVNRRFAEATSRAAAEGATVWVQDYQLQLVPKMLRLLRPDLTIGFFLHIPFPPVELFMQMPWRTEIIEGLLGADLVGFHLPGGAQNFLFLSRRLVGANTSRASVGVRSRFGEVQLGLRTVKVGAFPISIDSADLDRTARGREIRRRAREIRAELGNPRKILLGVDRLDYTKGIDVRLRAFSDLLAEGRAKRDDTVLVQLATPSRERVESYRILRNEIEQQVGHINGEYGEVGHPVVHYLHRPVPRDELIAFFVAADVMLVTPLRDGMNLVAKEYVACRSDLGGALVLSEFTGAAAELRQAYLTNPHDLEGVKDTIEAALSQTPEEGRRRMRALRRQVLAHDVDRWARSFLEALADAKSGTDSGSAID; this is encoded by the coding sequence GTGTCCGGAGGCAAGAAGACCAGCTCCGGAAACTCTGAGTTCGTCGTTGTCGCCAACCGCCTCCCGATCGACATGGAGCGGTTGCCGGACGGCACTGTCGCCTGGAAGCGCAGTCCAGGAGGCCTGGTCACCGCGCTGGAACCGCTGCTGCGCCGCCATCGCGGCGCCTGGATCGGATGGCCGGGCGTCGTCGACGGCCCCGAGGACCCGATCGTCGAAGACGGTCTGCAGCTCTACCCGGTGCGGCTGAGCGCCGAGGAGTTCGCCGAGTATTACGAGGGCTTCTCCAACGCCACCCTGTGGCCGCTGTACCACGACGTGATCGTCAAGCCGATCTATCACCGCGAGTGGTGGGATCGCTACGTCGACGTCAACCGCCGCTTCGCCGAGGCGACCTCACGTGCGGCCGCCGAGGGTGCCACCGTCTGGGTGCAGGACTACCAGCTGCAACTGGTGCCCAAGATGCTGCGCCTGCTGCGCCCCGATCTGACCATCGGCTTCTTTCTGCACATCCCCTTCCCGCCGGTCGAACTGTTCATGCAGATGCCCTGGCGCACCGAGATCATCGAAGGACTGCTGGGCGCCGATCTGGTCGGTTTCCACCTGCCTGGTGGGGCACAGAACTTCCTGTTCCTGTCGCGAAGACTGGTGGGCGCCAACACTTCCCGCGCCTCGGTCGGTGTCCGGTCCCGGTTCGGTGAGGTTCAGCTCGGCCTGCGGACGGTCAAGGTGGGCGCGTTCCCCATCTCGATCGACTCCGCCGACCTCGACCGCACCGCCCGCGGCCGGGAGATCCGGCGCCGCGCCCGCGAGATCCGCGCCGAACTCGGCAACCCGCGCAAAATCCTGCTCGGGGTGGACCGGCTGGACTACACCAAAGGTATCGACGTTCGGCTCAGAGCGTTCTCGGACCTACTCGCCGAGGGGCGCGCCAAACGCGACGACACCGTCCTGGTCCAGCTGGCGACACCGAGCCGCGAGCGCGTCGAGAGCTACCGCATCCTGCGCAACGAGATCGAACAGCAGGTCGGCCACATCAACGGCGAGTACGGCGAGGTGGGCCACCCGGTGGTGCACTATCTGCATCGCCCGGTGCCGCGCGACGAGCTGATCGCGTTCTTCGTGGCCGCCGACGTCATGCTCGTCACCCCGCTGCGGGACGGGATGAACCTGGTGGCCAAGGAATACGTCGCCTGCCGCAGTGATCTCGGCGGCGCGCTGGTACTCAGCGAGTTCACCGGTGCGGCAGCCGAATTGAGGCAGGCGTATCTGACCAACCCGCACGACCTCGAAGGCGTCAAGGACACCATCGAGGCAGCTCTCAGTCAGACTCCGGAAGAAGGCCGGCGGCGTATGCGTGCACTACGGCGTCAGGTTCTGGCTCACGATGTCGACCGCTGGGCGCGGTCATTCCTCGAAGCATTGGCCGATGCCAAGTCCGGCACCGACAGCGGGTCCGCGATCGACTGA
- a CDS encoding 3-oxoacyl-ACP reductase yields the protein MTAQDGSDSIDLSGRVAVVTGAAAGLGRAEAIGLAKAGATVVVNDMHKALDASDVLDEISAAGSKGVAVAGDISARSTADELVECADGLGGLSIVVNNAGITRDRMLFNMSDEDWDAVIAVHLRGHFLLTRNAATYWRNKAKDNDGSVYGRIINTSSEAGLSGPVGQANYGAAKAGITALTLTASRALGRYGVTANAIAPRARTAMTAGVFGEAPPEGETDPLSPDHVVTLVRYLASPASQKVSGQIFIVYGPTVTLVAAPTAEHRFHAEGAAWDPSALSASMSGYFADRDPERTFGVMGLMGD from the coding sequence TTGACTGCACAAGACGGGTCTGACTCGATCGATCTCTCCGGGCGCGTCGCGGTGGTGACGGGCGCCGCCGCGGGCCTGGGCCGGGCCGAGGCTATCGGCCTGGCGAAGGCCGGAGCGACGGTGGTCGTCAATGACATGCACAAAGCCCTGGACGCCTCCGACGTGCTGGACGAGATCAGCGCTGCCGGTTCCAAGGGTGTCGCCGTCGCCGGTGACATCAGCGCACGCTCGACAGCCGACGAACTGGTCGAGTGCGCCGACGGACTGGGCGGGCTGAGCATCGTTGTGAACAACGCCGGCATCACCCGGGACCGGATGTTGTTCAACATGAGCGACGAGGACTGGGACGCGGTGATCGCCGTCCACCTGCGAGGCCACTTCCTGCTGACCCGCAACGCGGCGACGTACTGGCGTAACAAGGCCAAGGACAACGATGGATCGGTCTACGGCCGGATCATCAACACCTCCTCGGAGGCCGGCCTGTCCGGTCCGGTCGGCCAGGCGAATTACGGTGCCGCCAAGGCCGGCATCACCGCGCTGACCCTCACCGCCTCGCGGGCGCTGGGACGCTACGGGGTGACGGCCAATGCGATCGCCCCGCGGGCTCGCACCGCGATGACCGCCGGTGTGTTCGGTGAAGCACCCCCCGAGGGTGAGACCGATCCGCTCTCACCCGACCACGTGGTCACCCTGGTGCGCTACCTCGCGTCCCCGGCGTCGCAGAAGGTCAGTGGGCAGATCTTCATCGTCTACGGGCCCACGGTGACACTGGTTGCCGCACCGACCGCAGAGCACCGTTTCCACGCCGAGGGCGCCGCGTGGGATCCGTCCGCGCTCAGCGCCTCCATGAGCGGCTATTTCGCTGATCGCGACCCGGAGCGCACGTTCGGCGTGATGGGACTGATGGGCGACTGA
- a CDS encoding LCP family protein: MNPTPPAPATAAEIRHGRHRGRPQRARRAARILRRTLVGLVSVLVVMATGVAYSQAHGLLGGITISRALGSDEPRSSGGAMNILLIGLDSRKDQDGNELPDEVLDKLHAGDSEAGGYNTNTLILVHIGADDRVVAFSIPRDDYVAVSGIKGYDHIKIKEAYGLTKFETEQKLVDAGVSDRAELEKAGREAGRKATLRAVRNLTGQPIDYFAEVNLAGFYDLAESLGGVEVCLNHAVHDDYSGADFPAGRQRLDAAQALAFVRQRHGLENGDLDRTHRQQAFLLSVMHELQQSGSFTDIAKFRRLMDVARKDIVLSEGWGEDQFRRMAALAGGDVEFRTLPVVRYDNINGQDVNIIDPAKIRAEIASAIGTGTTTTTVATSTAAQPLPPMNPLTAITVVNASETGGLASQAAAVLGRKDFTVEEVRDRESGEPVDTVITYGSGAQTDAQSVATLLGIDNAPQANIALPAGHIRVILGDGYDVPTEQPATEEVVETTPAQGWYGMTTTPTPDQGKPIDGGGIPCVN, from the coding sequence ATGAATCCGACGCCCCCCGCGCCGGCGACCGCTGCGGAAATCCGCCACGGCCGCCACCGGGGGCGACCGCAACGAGCCCGGCGCGCGGCCCGCATCCTGCGCCGGACGCTGGTTGGGCTGGTGTCGGTCCTCGTCGTCATGGCCACCGGTGTCGCCTACTCGCAGGCGCACGGACTGCTTGGCGGGATCACCATCTCGCGGGCGCTGGGCTCCGACGAGCCGAGGTCCAGCGGCGGTGCGATGAACATCCTGCTGATCGGTCTGGACTCCCGCAAAGATCAGGACGGCAATGAGCTGCCCGACGAGGTGCTCGACAAGTTGCACGCCGGCGACTCCGAGGCGGGCGGCTACAACACCAACACGCTGATTCTCGTGCACATCGGTGCCGACGATCGGGTGGTCGCGTTCTCCATTCCCCGTGACGACTACGTCGCCGTCAGCGGAATCAAGGGCTACGACCACATCAAGATCAAAGAGGCCTACGGGCTGACCAAGTTCGAGACCGAGCAGAAACTCGTCGACGCAGGTGTCAGTGACCGGGCCGAGTTGGAGAAGGCGGGCCGGGAGGCCGGCCGCAAGGCCACGCTGCGGGCGGTGCGCAACCTCACCGGCCAACCCATCGACTATTTCGCCGAGGTGAACCTCGCAGGCTTCTACGACCTTGCCGAAAGCCTTGGTGGCGTGGAGGTTTGCCTGAACCATGCCGTGCACGACGACTATTCGGGTGCGGATTTCCCGGCCGGGCGCCAGCGCCTCGATGCCGCACAGGCGCTGGCCTTCGTCCGGCAACGGCACGGCCTGGAGAACGGTGACCTCGACCGCACACACCGCCAGCAGGCTTTCCTGTTGTCGGTGATGCACGAACTGCAGCAGTCGGGCTCGTTCACCGATATCGCCAAGTTCCGCCGATTGATGGACGTGGCCCGCAAGGACATCGTGCTGTCCGAGGGCTGGGGCGAGGACCAGTTCCGCCGGATGGCCGCACTGGCGGGCGGAGACGTCGAGTTCCGCACTCTGCCTGTGGTCCGCTACGACAACATCAACGGCCAAGACGTCAACATCATCGATCCGGCGAAGATTCGCGCCGAGATCGCGAGCGCGATCGGTACCGGTACGACAACCACCACGGTCGCGACGAGCACTGCGGCACAGCCACTTCCGCCGATGAACCCGCTGACCGCTATTACGGTGGTCAACGCCAGCGAGACCGGCGGCCTGGCATCGCAGGCGGCAGCCGTGCTGGGCAGGAAGGACTTCACCGTCGAGGAGGTCCGCGACCGGGAGTCCGGCGAGCCGGTCGACACCGTCATCACCTACGGATCGGGAGCCCAGACCGACGCGCAGTCAGTGGCCACACTGCTGGGCATCGACAACGCGCCGCAGGCCAACATCGCACTGCCCGCCGGCCACATCCGGGTCATCCTCGGCGACGGATATGACGTGCCGACCGAGCAGCCCGCAACCGAGGAGGTCGTCGAAACCACGCCGGCGCAAGGCTGGTACGGCATGACGACGACTCCGACACCTGATCAGGGCAAGCCGATCGACGGCGGCGGGATTCCCTGCGTCAACTAG
- a CDS encoding acyl-CoA dehydrogenase family protein: protein MRISYTPEQEELRRELRAYFTKLMTPERQEALSSTAGGGEIGTGTIYRDTVSQMGKDGWLTLNWPKEYGGQDRSPMDSLIFTDEAAIAGAPVPFLTINSVAPTIMAYGTEEQKKFFLPKIAAGDLHFSIGYSEPGAGTDLAALRTTAVRDGDDYVVNGQKMWTSLIQYADYVWLAVRTNTEAKKHRGISVLIVPTTAEGFSWTPVHTMAGVGTSATYYQDVRVPVSSRVGEENGGWKLVTNQLNHERVALVSSQPIFVALNQVREWAQNTKDARGARLIDSEWVQLNLARVHAKAEYLKLINWELASAKEGELNPADASAAKVFGTELATEAYRLLMEILGPSATLRQDSHGVLLRGRVERMHRAALILTFGGGTNEIQRDIIGMVALGLPRVNR, encoded by the coding sequence ATGCGGATCAGTTACACCCCTGAACAAGAGGAGCTGCGCCGCGAGCTCCGGGCCTATTTCACCAAGTTGATGACCCCCGAGCGGCAGGAAGCGCTCAGCTCGACCGCCGGTGGTGGCGAAATCGGCACCGGCACCATCTACCGCGACACCGTCTCCCAGATGGGCAAGGACGGCTGGCTGACGCTGAACTGGCCCAAGGAGTACGGCGGCCAGGATCGCTCCCCGATGGATTCGCTGATCTTCACCGACGAGGCGGCCATCGCAGGCGCGCCCGTGCCGTTCCTGACGATCAACAGCGTCGCGCCGACGATCATGGCGTACGGCACCGAGGAGCAGAAGAAGTTCTTCCTGCCCAAGATCGCCGCCGGTGACCTGCACTTCTCGATCGGCTACTCCGAGCCTGGCGCCGGTACCGACCTGGCCGCGCTGCGGACCACCGCCGTCCGCGACGGTGACGACTACGTCGTCAACGGCCAGAAGATGTGGACCAGCCTGATCCAGTACGCCGACTACGTGTGGCTGGCGGTGCGCACGAACACCGAAGCCAAGAAACACCGCGGCATCTCGGTGCTGATCGTGCCGACCACCGCCGAAGGCTTCTCCTGGACTCCCGTCCACACGATGGCCGGCGTGGGCACCAGCGCCACCTACTACCAGGACGTGCGGGTTCCGGTCTCCAGCCGGGTCGGTGAGGAGAACGGGGGCTGGAAGCTGGTGACCAACCAGCTCAACCACGAGCGCGTCGCCTTGGTCTCCTCGCAGCCGATTTTTGTGGCGCTCAACCAAGTTCGGGAGTGGGCGCAGAACACCAAGGACGCCCGCGGGGCGCGCCTGATCGACTCCGAGTGGGTGCAGCTCAACCTGGCGCGGGTGCACGCCAAGGCGGAGTACCTCAAGCTGATCAACTGGGAGTTGGCCTCGGCCAAGGAGGGGGAGCTGAACCCCGCCGACGCCTCGGCGGCCAAGGTCTTCGGTACCGAGCTGGCCACCGAGGCCTACCGGCTGCTGATGGAGATCCTCGGCCCCTCGGCAACGCTGCGCCAGGATTCGCACGGCGTCCTGCTGCGCGGCCGGGTGGAGCGGATGCACCGCGCCGCTCTGATCCTGACCTTCGGTGGCGGCACCAACGAGATCCAACGCGACATCATCGGCATGGTGGCCCTGGGCCTGCCCCGAGTCAACCGCTAG